One segment of Caldanaerobius polysaccharolyticus DSM 13641 DNA contains the following:
- a CDS encoding beta-N-acetylhexosaminidase, translating to MVNIVPQPKSIRFTGQWFAFDGFSNMPCFLAQTFSIPKGCWTIEKIDKKGCGISIEDGKIKIWGDQNIAYATIIQLLMQRKDALPEVVIEEDFCFPFRGYHLDIARGGVPSVSTFKDILNWLFLLKYNYFAIYLEDLFSWQKYPQIGSTRGRLLQEELKEIIEHGRKLGIEVLPSVELAGHMEQILMLPEFSKYSEWHLPREGCLDLSDNEARGFAYELLEEVLEFFPSKYIHIGGDETWALGRGKSLDKTWTFQGPMLYEYHYRNMIEMVEKYGKIPIVWGDMVTGMYLRSSERKIWESILKSDIWDRVIIANWDYSAQTKEFFLNKIESFGSQRQDKQIVCPGLSNWGRFYPDFHCAIENLKNFIGAAVHKKLPGFFITAWGDDGEECLFSYLKPLLLAGMELAEGSGQWEQKWISLSGEDGNVLRVRKAFGRAEITNNIKHLLFADYWYYRMSESDKTNIKQVFEEVTQESSKVNLPEDLWFIRQVLRVCLKRLEGNITTSDLLELANAYARLWLAERKSEGLEIVEGKFWSAAGRVDLSIR from the coding sequence GTGGTCAACATAGTACCTCAACCCAAATCTATACGTTTTACGGGGCAATGGTTTGCTTTTGACGGCTTTTCAAACATGCCCTGTTTTTTGGCACAAACCTTTTCTATACCCAAAGGTTGTTGGACAATTGAAAAAATAGACAAAAAAGGATGTGGCATATCGATAGAAGATGGCAAGATAAAAATATGGGGTGATCAAAACATCGCTTATGCTACAATAATACAGCTTTTAATGCAGAGAAAAGATGCTCTGCCAGAAGTCGTCATAGAAGAGGATTTTTGTTTTCCTTTTAGAGGATATCATCTCGATATAGCACGTGGCGGTGTTCCCAGTGTTTCAACTTTTAAAGATATACTAAACTGGCTTTTCTTGCTTAAATACAATTATTTTGCCATCTATCTTGAAGACCTGTTCTCATGGCAAAAGTACCCTCAAATAGGAAGTACGAGAGGAAGGCTTTTGCAAGAAGAACTTAAAGAGATAATAGAACACGGTCGTAAACTTGGCATAGAGGTATTGCCCTCAGTTGAGCTTGCAGGCCATATGGAACAGATACTGATGTTGCCAGAGTTTTCAAAATACAGCGAATGGCATTTACCCCGCGAGGGATGCTTAGACCTATCAGATAATGAGGCGAGAGGGTTTGCATATGAACTCCTTGAAGAAGTGTTGGAATTTTTCCCGTCAAAATACATACATATAGGCGGGGATGAAACGTGGGCGCTGGGCAGGGGAAAAAGCCTTGATAAAACATGGACATTCCAAGGTCCAATGCTGTATGAATATCATTATCGCAATATGATTGAGATGGTTGAAAAATACGGTAAAATCCCAATAGTATGGGGTGATATGGTAACCGGCATGTACCTTAGATCAAGTGAGAGAAAAATATGGGAAAGTATACTAAAGAGCGATATATGGGATCGCGTTATTATAGCCAACTGGGACTACAGTGCGCAAACAAAAGAGTTCTTTTTAAATAAAATAGAAAGCTTCGGAAGTCAGCGCCAAGATAAACAGATAGTATGTCCTGGGCTTTCAAACTGGGGCAGATTCTACCCTGATTTCCACTGCGCCATTGAAAATTTAAAGAACTTTATAGGTGCAGCAGTTCATAAGAAACTGCCTGGCTTTTTTATAACAGCCTGGGGTGACGATGGTGAGGAATGCCTATTTTCATACTTAAAGCCGCTTCTTTTAGCTGGCATGGAGTTGGCAGAGGGCAGCGGTCAGTGGGAGCAGAAATGGATCAGCCTATCTGGTGAGGATGGAAATGTGCTGCGCGTACGAAAAGCCTTTGGCAGAGCGGAGATAACCAATAACATAAAGCACTTGCTTTTTGCAGATTATTGGTATTACCGCATGAGCGAATCTGATAAAACTAATATAAAACAAGTTTTTGAAGAAGTTACTCAAGAGTCGTCTAAAGTAAATCTTCCTGAGGATCTGTGGTTTATAAGACAGGTGTTACGCGTATGTCTGAAAAGGCTTGAGGGTAATATAACAACCTCTGATCTTTTAGAACTCGCAAACGCATATGCCAGGCTTTGGCTAGCCGAAAGAAAGTCTGAGGGACTTGAAATAGTTGAGGGTAAATTCTGGTCAGCTGCAGGAAGAGTGGATTTAAGTATAAGATAA